A stretch of DNA from Malaclemys terrapin pileata isolate rMalTer1 chromosome 19, rMalTer1.hap1, whole genome shotgun sequence:
TTACAGAAAATTCCTTTTTAACCCTACATGCAATAGCTTAAGAGATACTGTCCACTTAAGTCATATTGTAAAGAAGTATCTTTACCAGTTCTAACAACACCTGAAGATATACAAATATAAATGTACTTATCACTGTTAATGCTCTTTACCTTTTGCATTTTGATCAGTTCAAAAATTAAGTCAATTTAGCCAGTTTCATTGTTTACAGTTTGAGTTTCAAACACTGAGGGAAAGTTTGGTTAAGGCTTTATCAAAACTAgtttctatagcagtggttctcaaacttttgtagtggtgacccctttcacacagcaagcctcagaGGGcgaccctccttataaattaaaaacacttttaaaaatatttaacactattataaatgctggagatgaAGCGGGGTttcgggtggaggctgacagcttgcgaccccccaggtaataatctcccaacccccagtttgagaacccctgttctatagTATTTATATTTCTGGTGACCAAATTTAAGTTCACACTGTCCCTTTAACCTTATATGTGCAAGCAAGGCGCAGTTAGCCATCTAGTCCCCATTTATACAGCAGCTATGGACAGCCAATAATTTAGCTATTTTCCTTTAAGCTGTAACATCATGCCTCccttttgtataaaaaaaaaaataaagggtgaGAATTTCTGGTTCTATTATGGAGAAGAGTACAGCCTTTGGGAGAGACCAGGGTGAAAGCTGCTCTCTGCCATTACCACCCACCATGCACTGGGCAACTCAGAGAGGAACACGCGTGTCACCTTCAGGCCCAGAGGAAGGACAAGACTAAGTGGACGGGGTGTGGGAGGAAGCAACTAACAAAGAGAAAGGGACACACCCACCCCTTCTGCTCCTTAGGGacacgacaccccccccccccacacacacaccccacacacccttTCTGCTCGTTGGGGcacgaccccccccacacacacaccctttctgcTCCTTGGGGacacgaccccccccccacacacacaccctttctgcTCCTTGGGGAcacgaccccccccacacacacacaccctttctgcTCCTTGGGGAcacgacacccccacccccttcggGTTCGCGGCGGGGCTGGGAGCGGCGGGCTCTGGCCGCAAGGTGGGGCGAGGGCAGGAGAAAGCGCCTGGCTCCCAGCAGATGCGCACAGGGGAGCGAGGCCAGGCAGGCGCCGAGCCCGCgagcggggctggggaggaaaGAGGCCCGGGGCGGAGGCCTGGCCGGTACCGGGAAGCGGGCCGCGGAGGGCGGCTGGACTCACTCACTCGCGCATGCTTGAGCACCGCCTGCACCCTCCAGAAGCGGTCGGTCAGGCGGCTCCGCGCCCAGCAGGGCGCGCTCAGGAAAACCATCGCCCCTCCGCCTGGCCGGCCACAGCCCTGCGCGCCGCGCGGCCGGGGGCACGTGGGCAGGCGCGGGGagcgcagggggcggggccggggacacGCGGAGagcgcagggggcggggccgggggcacgcGGGCAGGCGCGGGGagcgcagggggcggggccgggggcacgcGGGCAGGCGCGGGGagcgcagggggcggggccgggggcacgcGGGCAGGCGCGGGGagcgcagggggcggggccgggtgtCCGTGGCGCGGCGCAGCTGCGGGGCTGGGCCCGGCCATAGGGGCGGGGGTCTCCGCTGCTCATgctaggagctgggcaggggttcCCATGCGCTCAGTtttggggagcaggagcagaggtgcTGGGCgtggggggctgccgcaccccctggcttgacgtggtttccatcctatccagggtttacagtttggttcaatggctctcagcccccccccactatacaaatggtTCCAGCCCTTCTGGGCAGGAGGTCACAGCTGCCCAGATATTGTTTGGGGGGAAGAGCAGTAGTTGACAAGATTGGGGAGAAATGTATATCTGGGTAcatgagctccccccccccccccagccagttaTTTGTGCTGTCAGGAAAGCTGTGCAGATGGCTGCAAGATAGATAGAAAAAGCAACAGGTGGGGCTGGAAGtgcttcttgcatctgaagaagtgaggttcttacaagttcttgtatctgaagaagtgaggttcttacccacgaaagcttatgctcccagtacttctgttagtctcaaagatgccacaggaccctctgtttctttCTGCCTGTTATGGGTACCCAACCCATCTCTTGATGAGATTTTCagtgtttataactttgccaaactttagctCGTGGAGCTGAAGCTTTCCCTGCCAGGTGTCTCCTCaagatgaattttttaaaaaaaatgtagccaAAAGAGTTCAACTGTTTgtgagaaggaggaaaaaaactttcccACAAACTTTTCTTTAGGACGCTCTAGTGtcctcatgctttggagcagggacttgaaattaggCCTTTGAGCCAATGATGAGCCATTTGCTGTTCCCCGAAAATCCACTCTCACAGCTGCAGCTGAAATCAATgcgagctgtgctttgaacatataaagtgctgcaTCATGCTAAGTATTCTGGACTATCCGGTCCCAGGTGTCTCAAataattgggcatccaaaattagtagatacttttgactttaatctctttgtgccttagttccccatctgtaaaatgaagataacaaCATGCCCTcatctcccaggggtgttgtggaAATTAacgtttgtaaagcactcagatGCTATGATGCTGctattgtattaatttagagGGAATAAATGGAcccaaagagttaaaggtgttaacatgacccaaTCACTGTCCGACATTAAACAGTCTTAAACAAGATTCAAGGTCGCTGGTACACAGATatcttttgcaccttttcccatcaacatttgtttttataggttattgtgacattttctgaacttttattcacttttcacagttgagctcACCATTAGTGTAAATTTATATGCCCGGTTATCCCAACAGTACCATACAAAAGCCCAGGAGGAAAtcaataattctgttttcagaacagggtttgaatagtgtgcagtaaaggCCTGGAGCCACCCACTGAAAAAtgtggagaaaacaaaatatgaaataGCTGCTCATTGAGTGAAcaccatccattctgtgcactgaatgaggcaggggtcttgtggaaaaaaaacagtaaatgGGTAGTGTAATTGAAgcccataatgcatatgcacaagggggctgaattaaggttacaccggcagccttaattctggcatttcctaacttttgactgtgcaaccttaatattaTTCTTTTAATTTAGGACTTTTTGTGTAATATATGTAGATATAGTTTATAGGTTAGATATACTGTACATAATATTATTGATATACGGTATACCATAGATATAAATTGCAGATAAGATGTTTGTAATATTAAAATAGGGGCTACATCAGATGAGACTTTTGCCCTGGTGTCTGCCAAAATTTCTCCTCCTATCTGCATATACATACACAGTTGTGCAGCATGTTGTATTCCATTTTTGCAGTCATTACCCCAagggtggttgcatttcagtggtgaagtTATTCCAATCTGTCATTTGTTCGGATTTCATAGGTAGTTGTGCCCTGAAGAGCTCTtttatgccaactggcaaagggcgtACTGTTATGTAACTATAAATCCCAGCAgatctgacaaactcactacattcAACACGCTCTTGTCAGAATATTTAGCCAAACCGTTCTTGTGAGGTGTCATGAAAATGGTGACATGCTAGTCATGAATATCATTGTGTGATGTGGGTATGGGTTATGTATAAACAGTTATGTACGTGTGCTGGAAATGTGTTCTTAAAAGATGTCGTGGAGGCAGTTGATAAAGGAACGTGGGTTACGTGTCTTCATGGATCAGGCTAACAGGCAGATGAGAAAACCTCATGGCCTGGTTACAAGAAAAGGACAATAAAAGTACATATACATCTAAGGTAAACAAAGTGATCAAGGCAAACGAGAAGGTGAATTgaccagaggaggaagaagaggcatgctgcctgcacccagaggaaaaagcagcaggggCACGGGGCCAACTTTTcaaagtgccggggggtgctcgacccctggctctgccccagaccccacccccacgtcaccccttcccccaaggccccaccctgcctcttcctactccagccccaccccgcctcttcccacccagttcctcccccgagcgcaccgcatccttgctccttccccctccccctgagcttCCTgcatgccgcgaaacagctgttcacagcgggcgggaggggctgggagagatggggaggCGCTGATCCACGGGCCTGCCACTGGGTGGGAGACACTAGGGGGTACTCCAGCCCCAGatcacccacggagttggcacctatgagcaGGGGAGAAGAACTTTGtctgtgtttatttttcaaagaatacatttcaaagtttTTCTGACTGTAAAATGGAATCAAAGGGACTCCTTGGTTATCCATCACTTAAGGCACAAAAGGGGCCAGCACTTTTGGAATCTGTGAAAGCTGGTTCCTCAACCATGTGGGTTGAGGATGCTGAAAACTGACTGTAGGTGAGAAATTGCCTGAGACTGTTAAGTTTTAGACACTAGAAAgcgtgttttcttttgttttatttgtaaccactTTCTGTTTCTATTATCTCCGCTCAGTATCATTTAAACCTCtgctctttattaataaactaatTTTAGTTGACCATAAAGTCACTCAGTGCTGTTATATTAAAGTGTGGTGTGCAGTCTCGGATGTGCCAACAGGGTAGGGAGTATTCTGTCTCTATAGAGATGGTGGACTTGGTATTTCTGTGGTCATCTGGTGACAAGAGATGGATGCTGCAGAGGAATGGTCCAAGGGGTTCGGGGACTGGGGTTGACtgaatgttacctgcaaggcaaggtgaAGACTGGCAGACTCtcgaggagtttgctggtgaggcaGACAGACCGGTGTGGCTGGGCCCTAACACACAGTTTAAGCTCCAGCAAAACTCTCCCTTGCTGAGGCAGATGAGTAAAATATTGGCTTATGAATCTGGGCACAGCGAGAAAGTGTCACAGTGGTGAATAGGTACAAGCAAATGAATGAAAAATCAGTCTGGGAGGTGCAAATTTTTCATAGCTGAAACCTTTCATGACCGTGTAGACTTCCTACCTGATCATTGGCCAGCAGGGATTATCTCCAGTTTAGtatccctctctccctgcagatgGGAAGATAATGAGGTAGTATTGGATTCTGTAAATCCGGCATGTTGCATAGAAGGAAGGCAGGGATCCCTACTCCATGCTTGGGAAGCTACCTTGTCGCATCCCCCAGTCACCTACAGTGCTGAATGTAGTCACCCAGACTGGGGGACATGCCGCTCTTTGGTTTCTGGCAATGTAAGACCAAGCTCACTTTGCTGAGATGATTACACTGGAAGAGCCTGTAGGAAGGACGTAGGTGACCCGACAGAATTTTGTTGTGATTGCTGCACACTGCTAGTTTACACCTTCTAAAGGCGTTCACATTGCCAGCAATCTCTCCTCATCTGAACTCTTGGCCCAAGCTTTGACATGTCTATTCTAGGCCCTACTAACTGCTTTGTGCATGGGACCCCCGCACCAGTGGAGAACCCCACTGACTTTTGGGGGTCCTGTGTGAGTGCAGGGATCTGCCCGTGTGAATCCAGCTAAAGGGACAAAGCCTAAGActatacacacctctaccccgatataacgctgtcctcgggagccaaaaaatcttaccacgttctaggtgaaaccgcgttagatcgaacttgctttgatccgccggagtgcacagccccgccccccgggagcactgctttaccgcgttctatccaaattcgtgtcatatcgggtcgcgttatatcggagtagaggtgtacaagCTAATGGCTAGGGAATACGTCTTAGTCTGTGCTTGGAAAGAGCTACGTAAATGAATAATAGTAAAAAAtaacaaagtgctttgagaccatTGGTTAGAAGGAGCCATAGAAGTGCAAAATCATTATTGTAACATGAGTTAATGTCCACAGTGGGGGGTATAGACTGAAAAGAGAGCTGTTCAAATACTGGATAATACGATTTATCAAGTAAAATATTGTCCGGATCATGTATTATTCATCAAATATTGCACTCAACCAGCTGTAAAGTTGAGTAATGCAAAACATGGAATAGTGAATAGTTCCATTACTTGACAAATATTATTATCCATCCAGCTTTAACCAAGACCTAATTCTTATTTTCAGCTAACTTCTGTTGACGTATTTTTATTACATGTCTTCAACTCGCCTTCAAAATGTACATGTTTGATTTTGGCTGCAGGCATGGAAGTGACTACTTGGGAGCATTGGAGCTATTTTTCCACTTGGAAACAAATTACATCCTGCATTCATTTGGAATCCTGCCCTATATGGAGGCAGCAGGTGCAGTTATTGCCTAGATGACAGCTTTGCTGATTCAGTGCTTCCTATGCTACAAGAGCTGGTAATTTCTCAGTTGATTCAGTGTTTCTTTTATGCATACAGGTTTATTACATGGCCACTGGCTGAATAGAAGATGACATCAGCATAGGATTATTCTAATGTACAAAGGTGTATTCTAGAGATAGGGTGATTGTAAATAGCACAGATCTGGCCATTTTGCCCTTCTTCTGCATCCCAAGCTAAATGGTAAGTGAATTTCAGGCACTTCAAATGGCTACCACCATGTGATGACGGCAGCCATTTTAAGTGTGGTCTTGCTTCTTCTCGCTGCCTGGCCGATCTTCTACCAATCTCCCTTACCGTGTCCTCTGCTGCTTCATTACTCCGACCACCCTTTCCAGGGCCTCATCTTGCGCCTTGGGCACCACCCACCCCACCTCTCTGATTCATCTTAGTATCCACTGGCTACATTATCTGGTATCTAATGAATCCCCAAAGATGGTTTAATCACATCCCTAGTAAATACGTATTACAGCAGCACATTGGTAAAGAcagaaccttttaaaaattagagCCTTATTCTCATTTATATTCAGGCCCTGTGGCACCACTCTAgcagtataaaggggccttaCAATGGATATACAGTATATTTATACCCCCTTTAGGGTTCTGTTCCACTGCAAGAACaaggtaaatgagaatcaggccctttatcgGTTAATACTGGCATGATGGGAAAGTCTGATCCTTCTTCACAAGATGGCAGCAGAGGAAACTGAAGGACAAAGCTGTTCTCATGTCTCTCAGGTCCAGCTAACTGTACTCGAGTTGGGATCTAGTTCAGGTCCGGATTGCAGCTTGTCATCTTCTCCTGGGAAGCGGATGGAGTGCCCGCAGGTAGGGCCCTGTCTGACGCTAGATCCTGTGCCGTTTCATGCCAGCGAGTTCTAAGGGACAGActtgcccccttccccagcagcagctccattaaaaggaagtgatttttttccacagCCAAGTGCAGCGGGGTTTTGTTTAGCCAGCCAGCTGCATTGATCTCAGCTCCATGGTCCAGAAGGTAATTAGCTACCTCGCTGTGCCCACGACAGGCAGCTCTGTGAAGCGGAGTCAGATTCAGACAGTCCCTAATGTTGGTAACAGCTCCTGTCTTAATCAGCAAGTGGACGAGGGCCAAGTGTCCCGCAGCTGCTGCCTTGTGGAGTGCCGTGCAGCCGTAGTGGTCCTTCATGTTCACATCAGCTTTGCTTTTCAGCAACAGTTCTGTAATctgggaaaagaaaaagagagttcAGCTGTGTGGCCCCATGCAAACGAATGGGCATACATTCCACCTTCTTGCAATCCATTGGAATATTGAGCCCAAACCTGCAAAACCGTGAGCACCTCTTACGATCAGCTATTTTCATTTCCaagtcaacaggagttgagggcactcagcacctcttagGAGTGGGTCGGCATCTTGTAGGACCGGGCCCACACTGCGCAACCTACAGCAATTTCAGTGGCCATTTGCAGTCTCAGAGACCCTTGTGCCAATAtagagctcactgcaggatcagggccttaaaatgAATATTACTTTTTGCTCTTCAAGTCTTGGCATGGGACAAGAAACTGGAAACTCCTTCTGAGGGCTTCAGtagggcctagggtgaccagatgtcttgattttatagggacagtcctgattttggggtctttttcttatataggcttctattaccccccacctcctgtcccgatttttcacatttgctgtctggtcaccctagtagggCCATGATTTCAGTTTTAGTGAATCAGTGTTTTTAGCAGTAAATgcagcttcctgcttcttttTGACGTATTCTCAGCGAGGCATAGTCTAGtagatttatttttcttggtgaaTATAaatttcatagatttatagatcccatggccagaaggaaccattgagatcatctagtttgatctcctgtgtaacacaagccacagaactcccccaaaataattcctagagcgtgCTGTGTCATTCCGTTTTCGTTTACaaatttcatttgcattttatcTTTGCATTTGCCTTTTAATTCTTCCGTTTCATTCTCCTATTTTAAAGTCACTCATTGAATTCTCCCCTGTGTTCTGATAGCTGGGGgtcggggagggcaggggggatttCCAGCTGGTTTACTGTCCCTCCTTAGAAAAGGCAACTGTACATGTAGTGCACCTGTACAAACTACCAATGGCACCCAAGCTATCGAATGCCATCACCAGAATATGATCTGTCGTCAGCCAAGGTGCTGTTAGAAAGTAGAGTCCTTTACGTTTTGGTGATGTATCTTTTCCCTAAACATGCATAGAGAAGCCAAGCCCATTGTGCTATTGTGTCAGAGATCATATAGTTCAATACGAGCCACCAGTCAATGGAGCTAGCTGCATCTATTCAAGCATAACTTTCCACTTTGTGGAACTTTGGAACCCCAGAGGACAATCAAGAGAGAAAGCGGTCAGTGTTGATAACCCAGACATAACATTCACAGCCAAACGGCTGGGTCTGAGTCAGCATCTTTGGTCATCTCGGATTGTCCCACgtgagcactggactgggactcaggagacctgtcttctattcccagctctgccactgacctgtggggagaccttgggcaggtcacgtccccccgccgtgcctcagtttccccatctgtaaaatggggataatgatacagaCCTCTTCGTAAAGcgttttgagatctatggatgaaaagtgctatgtaagagctaaaTATTCATATTATTATTGATAGACTTCAGTGGTCATCTCTCCCACCTTGCTGACCCTAATCAACTGATAATGAACCATTGCCATGAGCATATTGCAGAATTCCGTGCCTTAAGAAAAATGGATATTAGGGGCCTACCTCTTGATTGCCATTATTGGATGCAATGGCAAGTGCTGTTCTCCCCAGCCCATCCTGAGCATTGATGTTGGCACCCTTGGCTAGCAAGAACCTTAGAGCATCACTTCTTCCCGTCTCTGCCGCGATGTGCAGTGCTGTGATGCCTCCGTTACTGCCCAGGTCTGGGGAGAGACCCTGGCAAATCAGCAAGTCCATAATATGCAGCTGGCTGTTCACAGTCGCCCAGTGCAGTGCCGTCCACCGGTTGTTGTCCCCGCTGGCAGGATCTGTGCCTTGCCGTAGGAGCAACTGCACGATGAGGGTGTGACCGCTGGCTGCTGCACAGTGAAGTGGGGTGAGGCCCCCTTTAGTCACGGCTGATGCCGGGGATCCCCGAGCCAGGAGAAACTCAGCCACTTGGGTATGGCCTCTCCAAGAGGCATGGTGCAGCGGGGTGTAGTGTGCTCTGTCTGTGGCATGGACCACGGCTCCGCGCTGCACCAGGAACTTCACCAGCATGATGGACCCCTTCAGCGTGGCACTGTGTAAGGGCGTCCATCCATTCTCATCCCTGTGTGGGCACAAAAATGAAACCTCAGGGTGTTTATTTCAGCGCGAGACGgacagagagagaatgagtgAGACAGAGCTGGGTTAGAGTGGGAGTAGCTGGCTCGAGGGGGCTCACCTGCTCTCTATCACTGCCCCCTGCCTCAGTAGCTGCTTCATCAGGTGGGCGTTGCTGTCCCAAGCTGCCAGGTGAAGCTCTCTCCAGCCCGGGTGCCCAGGGGCAGATGGTGAGTTATTCTCCATGAGCTGAATGCCAGATTCAGAGCTGTTCCCCATCGACTCTCCTTCCAGGGTCATCTCCTCACTCAGCTCCATCCACCTCCTCAGGAACTCGGCCTCTGCTCTCATTCCTCATTTGTTTTTTTCAACAAGCAACAAATAATCGGCTGAATATTAGTTCCATTAACTACacccccccccatcactgcagAGGGGACTACGGGAATTAGGGAATTAAAACTAGGCTGCGGAGCCTATACATCACAGGTTTCAATCTAATAGTAACCAAAAGCCATTGCTCTCCGTTggcttttgttgctctccatgggtacgtctacactgcaaaaaaccccACAGCGGTGAGTCTCAGAGCGTGGGTCAACGGACTTGGGctacatggctaaaaatagccgtgtagatgttctgactcgggctggagcctgggctctgagacctttCGCCCCTCACAAGGTTTCCAATCCAGCCCGAGCGAGAGCATcgacacggctatttttagccctgtagcctgagccccgcgAGCTCCAGTCAgtcgacctgggctctgagattcacAGTGGCCACTGCTGTCGGTTTCCACGGTCCCAGTGCAAAGGGTTAATGTTTCATGAACCTGTACTCAGCGCTCTGCTTTTGCAGCGGGGGCTCTTCCATACAGGGATTCAAGAGACGTACGGGGAGAATTTCTGGAGTTTCACAACACCCACCTCCTCAAAACCGCACAGACACCGTGGCGATATTTTCCctcataaaaaataaacaaataaagctAGTTCTTGTCTCTCAGAGCCAACCCCTTTTTAGATGGAAAGGACAGTCATTTTCCTTACCAATCATTTTCCTGCCACAGTCACGTGCGTAGGGTGGCTCCGGCGGGCGCGGCTGTACGCACAACTTGTTAGGATAGTGCTGTTGGTCAGTGTGAGGCTTCACACACTGGTTTGTTATCGCAGGGTCGTTTCCGTAGTGGTAGCCTTTGCAAGCTTTGGTTATCGCTGGGTTGTTCCTCGGGGCCGGCCCACTGGCAttcattcaaaaagaaaaa
This window harbors:
- the ANKRD65 gene encoding ankyrin repeat domain-containing protein 65 isoform X1, whose amino-acid sequence is MNASGPAPRNNPAITKACKGYHYGNDPAITNQCVKPHTDQQHYPNKLCVQPRPPEPPYARDCGRKMIGMRAEAEFLRRWMELSEEMTLEGESMGNSSESGIQLMENNSPSAPGHPGWRELHLAAWDSNAHLMKQLLRQGAVIESRDENGWTPLHSATLKGSIMLVKFLVQRGAVVHATDRAHYTPLHHASWRGHTQVAEFLLARGSPASAVTKGGLTPLHCAAASGHTLIVQLLLRQGTDPASGDNNRWTALHWATVNSQLHIMDLLICQGLSPDLGSNGGITALHIAAETGRSDALRFLLAKGANINAQDGLGRTALAIASNNGNQEITELLLKSKADVNMKDHYGCTALHKAAAAGHLALVHLLIKTGAVTNIRDCLNLTPLHRAACRGHSEVANYLLDHGAEINAAGWLNKTPLHLAVEKNHFLLMELLLGKGASLSLRTRWHETAQDLASDRALPAGTPSASQEKMTSCNPDLN
- the ANKRD65 gene encoding ankyrin repeat domain-containing protein 65 isoform X3, with product MIGMRAEAEFLRRWMELSEEMTLEGESMGNSSESGIQLMENNSPSAPGHPGWRELHLAAWDSNAHLMKQLLRQGAVIESRDENGWTPLHSATLKGSIMLVKFLVQRGAVVHATDRAHYTPLHHASWRGHTQVAEFLLARGSPASAVTKGGLTPLHCAAASGHTLIVQLLLRQGTDPASGDNNRWTALHWATVNSQLHIMDLLICQGLSPDLGSNGGITALHIAAETGRSDALRFLLAKGANINAQDGLGRTALAIASNNGNQEITELLLKSKADVNMKDHYGCTALHKAAAAGHLALVHLLIKTGAVTNIRDCLNLTPLHRAACRGHSEVANYLLDHGAEINAAGWLNKTPLHLAVEKNHFLLMELLLGKGASLSLRTRWHETAQDLASDRALPAGTPSASQEKMTSCNPDLN
- the ANKRD65 gene encoding ankyrin repeat domain-containing protein 65 isoform X2 — protein: MNASGPAPRNNPAITKACKGYHYGNDPAITNQCVKPHTDQQHYPNKLCVQPRPPEPPYARDCGRKMIGMRAEAEFLRRWMELSEEMTLEGESMGNSSESGIQLMENNSPSAPGHPGWRELHLAAWDSNAHLMKQLLRQGAVIESRDENGWTPLHSATLKGSIMLVKFLVQRGAVVHATDRAHYTPLHHASWRGHTQVAEFLLARGSPASAVTKGGLTPLHCAAASGHTLIVQLLLRQGTDPASGDNNRWTALHWATVNSQLHIMDLLICQGLSPDLGSNGGITALHIAAETGRSDALRFLLAKGANINAQDGLGRTALAIASNNGNQEISKRFTKRSVSLSPFYRWGN